The region TTGCTAGCCATTCCCTTGCCCAGAGCATAACGTGTACCATTTATCGATACCAGAAAAGACCCCCTGTTACATCCCAGAGGCTGAATAATGGAAGCAGGGGTCAAACCCATCTCTACAAGCCTTCTTTTTAGCCCTTTTCCGGCACACACATCACAAATACGACAGGTTTGTCCGGATGGAAACATTGTAAGAGGCATCCGTGATGTCATTTTATTCCTCCCAACGCCTCAACAACAACCATCTGGGCTTCCTGCTTGCGCAGGGAAAGATTGTAGCCTTTCAATTTGAAATCCACCGGGTCACCCATTGGGGCTTTCTTGGTTACGCTAAGGATAACTCCCGGCACCATCCCCATTTCAAGTAGGCGCCGCCTGGAAGGGCCTTTGCCTTTGACCTGAATTACACGGGCATTCTGGCCCGCATCCAGCAAGTTCAATGTTTTATTGTTCATTTCATAACATCCTAATGTTTGGTCACCCTAACTTACAACCCTGCATGTTTTCCATGGGATATAAATATTTCGTATGCCCTAATATATGGACTCCAGAATTGTTATAAAATAAAAACAACCAGTAAAAGCAGGTGAAAATCATGGAATGTTTATTTTGCAGAATCATAAATGGAAAAATACCTTCACATAAAGTGTATGAAGACGAGCATGCCTATGCTTTTTTGGACATCTACCCCACATCCAGAGGACATACCGTCGTCCTGCCAAAGGAACACATAACAAGTTTCCTGGAAATGGACGAAGAAAGGGCAGCAGAATTATTTGCTTCTGTCAACAGGATAGCCAAGCAGGTGATCAAAGCTACAGAAGCCACCGGTACCAACATCGGGATCAATAACGGGCTTGTTGCCGGACAGACTGTACCACACGTACATGTGCATATAATACCCCGTTATGAAAACGATGGTGGAGGGTCAATGCATACCATTGTGGATTCCAACCCTGACAGGGAGGAACTCGAACATCTCGCAGCCAGTATATATTCCAGATTCTGAAAAACAAAGAGAAAAGGCAATAAACCAGCCCAACAGTATGTCTAATGATGCAATTTTCAACTTCATTGCTTGAGGAGGAAAGGGGCAGTACATTACCCCTGATAGCAATATTGTTCCTCCTGATTGGTTTTGTTCTCGGGATCAGCCTGACAACCGTGCTTTATGACGATGGAAGTCTGGAAATCACACAAATTAATGATCCTGAAAGTGGTGTTACCGGCATAATCAATATCAATGGCACCGCTGGTGAGACCTATGAGGAACTTTACAAACTTGTTTTTGATTCGGTTGTCTCCATAAGGACTGAAGGTGAAATCGACGGAGACCAATTCAGAAGTGGCGGATCGGGGTTTCTTTATGATGCAGAGGGACATATCATAACGAACCAGCATGTCGTGGAAAGTGCTGATTCCGTAGAAGTATATTTCAGCAACGGGGTTGCAATGGATGCTGAGATCACGGGCACTGATGTATATTCTGATATTGCTGTATTAAAGGTCGATGAAGTTCCCTGCGATGAAAACTGCCAGCCCTATCCCCTGCCAATGGCCAACTCATCCAGGATAAATCCTGCCCAGATGGTGATGGCAATCGGTACACCTTTCGGACTTGAGGGAAGTGTAACACATGGAATCGTCAGTGCCACGGGCAGGACAATGCCCACAACGAACGGATTTTCCATCCCCAATGTGATACAGACCGATGCGCCGTTAAACCCAGGGAATTCAGGAGGCCCGCTAATTGATCTTTCGGGTGAGGTGATCGGGGTCAACCGTGCACGTAGCGGGGATAATCTGGGTTTTGCCATTCCTTCAAACAAAGCCCGGATGGTTGCCGATGCCATAATTGAGAAGGGGGAATATGAGCATTCCTGGATAGGTATACAGATGTTACCTGTAAGCCCCAAGGCAGCCGATTTCATGGACCTTAATGATGAGGCGGCCAGAGGAGTAATGGTCGTGGCTGTTGTGGAAGACGGACCTGCCGAGGATGCCGGGCTGAAAAGTGCCGAAGAAGTAAGGATCAATGATAAAATAATATTCATCAACGGGGATATCATTGTAGGAGTAGACGGGGTTGAAGTCTTCAACAGTGACCAGATCATAGCACATATAAGTGAAAAACAGCCCGGGGACAAGATCGAACTTGAGTATTACAGGAACGGGGAAAAACTGACAACACAACTTGAACTTGGTGTGCGCCCTTAATGTATTGTTAAATAATACCTGATGAAACTGGAAAAGAAGAGAGTTGATGGATACGCATTTTCATACGCAGGAAATGCACATCCAAAAAAAGGAACAAAAGGGCTACTCAGCCATTGATCTTTTTCATAAGCCAGGCCATGTTCTGCCCGAGGTTTTGCATCGTCTGCAATCCTTCTTTATCAGATTCTACATCCCCGGGTGCAGCTCCCATTCCTATATTCCAGTAGCTTGAACCCGGTATTATCATCTGGGAGATCAGGAAAAAGTGGTTGATGGAATCAAATGCATGGAGTGCGCCTGCTCTCCTGACAGCTACAACCGCTGCTGCGACCTTATGTTTGAAAAGTTCATCGTTTGCTTTGCCCACAAACCCCGCCCTGTCAATCAGAGCCTTTGTTTCCGTAGTCAGATCGGCAAAGTATGTAGGACTTGCAATAATGATCCCGTCGGCCTCGATCATCTTCCCGATACATTCATTGATCAGGTCACTGGATATGACACATCGACGGTCCCTGTTCTCAAAACACTTCATGCAGGCAGTACATCCCATGACAGGGATACCTCCCAGCTGAATCATTTCGGTCTCAATTCCTTGCCTTTCAAGTTCTGAAAATACGTTTTTGACGAGCTTTGCAGTGTTCCCGTCTTCCCTGGGACTCCCATTGAATGCTACAACCTTCATTTTAGTACCTTCCATTTATTTTTAGACAACATGTTTCCAATAATTGCATTATTAACTCCCCTATATAACAACTATACTACTATTGACCCGAATCATTTAGATAATTACTGGAAAAAGGAACTTTACTTTTTCCATGTAGCAAAGAAACAGATTCATATATATGAAAGATTGATCATGTGTTCATGGATGATTTGCCTTGCGAACGTGTGGATAAGAACCAGATAAAAAAACTCACAATCCCCCCACCTGAAACAATTACCCGCATGTCTGCCATATTTCAGGCATTGCAATCACCTGCACGCCTGAATATCCTGTTCTTACTCAAAGAAAGGGATATGTGTGTATGTGAACTCAGTGAAGCACTTGAAGCCTCACAGTCTGCAATATCCCATAATATGCGGACACTACGCCAGCTAGATCTTGTGAGGGTCAGGAAAGAGGGGCGTTTTGCGGTCTACTACATTGCAGATGAGCATGTCAGGCTGCTGATCGAAATGTGCAGACAGCATATTATAGAGGAATACCGATGAGCATTGCACAAATTTTTATAGAAATTCTGGCAGGAATTATATATGAGACCTGGTACCTTTTCGAAGAGGCAGCACCCTATCTTTTCCTCGGTTTCGGGATTGCCGGATTGCTGGAACTTGTGGTTTCCAATGAGAAGATCATTGGACATCTCGGCAGCGGTGCAGGCAAATTTAAATCTGTGCTTAAGGCCTCTATTGCCGGAATTCCCCTGCCCCTGTGTTCCTGTGGTGTGATACCTGCGGCAATGTCCCTGAAAAAAAGAGGGGCAAATAATGGTGCCACCCTGTCCTTTTTGATATCGACACCCCAGACCGGAGCTGACTCAATCGCAATCACCTATGCCCTGCTTGATCCCATCATGACAGTATTCAGGCCCATCGCAACCTTCATAACCGCAGTTGGAGCAGGAATTACAAGCAATATAATGGAAAAGGACGTGACAGATACACCCCTTTCAAATCCCATTATGCTCTCAAAAAGGGAAGACACAACAAATCAGGGCTGTGATTGTGGCGGTGATGATTGCGAGCAAAAAGGCCTGAAAAAACGCGCCATTGATGCCATAAAATATGCTTACGTGGAACTGCTGGGAGATATTGCAAAGTGGCTTATTGTGGGATTGCTGATAGCAGGAGTTATTTCCTATATCGTACCGGAGGAAATTGTGGGAGGCTACCTTGGAGGCGGGATCGGTTCAATGATCTTAATGCTCTTTGTCGGGATTCCGCTATACATATGTGCCACCGCCTCCACACCTCTTGCAGCCGCCCTTATCGCCAAGGGCATGAGCCCGGGTACTGCCTTTGTGTTCCTGCTTGCAGGGCCGGCCACCAATGCTGCAACCATTACAATGGTCACGAAATTTATGGGCAGAAAGGCTGTTACCATTTATCTTGCAATCATAGCCCTCTTTGCGCTGATATTC is a window of Methanohalophilus mahii DSM 5219 DNA encoding:
- a CDS encoding HIT family protein produces the protein MECLFCRIINGKIPSHKVYEDEHAYAFLDIYPTSRGHTVVLPKEHITSFLEMDEERAAELFASVNRIAKQVIKATEATGTNIGINNGLVAGQTVPHVHVHIIPRYENDGGGSMHTIVDSNPDREELEHLAASIYSRF
- a CDS encoding S1C family serine protease, whose product is MMQFSTSLLEEERGSTLPLIAILFLLIGFVLGISLTTVLYDDGSLEITQINDPESGVTGIININGTAGETYEELYKLVFDSVVSIRTEGEIDGDQFRSGGSGFLYDAEGHIITNQHVVESADSVEVYFSNGVAMDAEITGTDVYSDIAVLKVDEVPCDENCQPYPLPMANSSRINPAQMVMAIGTPFGLEGSVTHGIVSATGRTMPTTNGFSIPNVIQTDAPLNPGNSGGPLIDLSGEVIGVNRARSGDNLGFAIPSNKARMVADAIIEKGEYEHSWIGIQMLPVSPKAADFMDLNDEAARGVMVVAVVEDGPAEDAGLKSAEEVRINDKIIFINGDIIVGVDGVEVFNSDQIIAHISEKQPGDKIELEYYRNGEKLTTQLELGVRP
- a CDS encoding flavodoxin family protein, with protein sequence MKVVAFNGSPREDGNTAKLVKNVFSELERQGIETEMIQLGGIPVMGCTACMKCFENRDRRCVISSDLINECIGKMIEADGIIIASPTYFADLTTETKALIDRAGFVGKANDELFKHKVAAAVVAVRRAGALHAFDSINHFFLISQMIIPGSSYWNIGMGAAPGDVESDKEGLQTMQNLGQNMAWLMKKING
- a CDS encoding SO_0444 family Cu/Zn efflux transporter, producing MSIAQIFIEILAGIIYETWYLFEEAAPYLFLGFGIAGLLELVVSNEKIIGHLGSGAGKFKSVLKASIAGIPLPLCSCGVIPAAMSLKKRGANNGATLSFLISTPQTGADSIAITYALLDPIMTVFRPIATFITAVGAGITSNIMEKDVTDTPLSNPIMLSKREDTTNQGCDCGGDDCEQKGLKKRAIDAIKYAYVELLGDIAKWLIVGLLIAGVISYIVPEEIVGGYLGGGIGSMILMLFVGIPLYICATASTPLAAALIAKGMSPGTAFVFLLAGPATNAATITMVTKFMGRKAVTIYLAIIALFALIFGILLDLIYIRMGIEATAIVGSASDLLPAEVKTFFALLLAVMIAYSFIQKRKSDECQDCS
- a CDS encoding FeoA family protein, yielding MNNKTLNLLDAGQNARVIQVKGKGPSRRRLLEMGMVPGVILSVTKKAPMGDPVDFKLKGYNLSLRKQEAQMVVVEALGGIK
- a CDS encoding FeoA family protein codes for the protein MTSRMPLTMFPSGQTCRICDVCAGKGLKRRLVEMGLTPASIIQPLGCNRGSFLVSINGTRYALGKGMASKIMVQPVYEEVSRFG
- a CDS encoding ArsR/SmtB family transcription factor, with protein sequence MDDLPCERVDKNQIKKLTIPPPETITRMSAIFQALQSPARLNILFLLKERDMCVCELSEALEASQSAISHNMRTLRQLDLVRVRKEGRFAVYYIADEHVRLLIEMCRQHIIEEYR